The Nostoc sp. NIES-3756 DNA window GGAGGGCTGTTTCAAATTGTACTTGGGTAAAGGCTTCTAAATCATTGGCGATCGCGCGGATGGTGACAGTTTGTGCTTGCAGAGGCGATCGCAATTTTGTCGTAAATTCACCTTTCTTTGCCTCTACCTGAAACCCCGGTTGTTCCGGTTTAAAATCTTGCCCTATTAACTCTCCCGCCGTGGGCATAATAGTGACAACGCCATCCTGATATGAAGGATTACCATTTTCATCCAACAGTTGACCGCGAATTGTCGCTGTGGAACGCCCATCAGCAGGAACGCGAGATTCAACGGTTTCTATCCTCAATTTCTTCGCTGTTCCCCGCACCACAATTCTCACCGTTACAGGTGTTTCCTTTCTCCCCACGATTTGGGCAGATAGGATATTTTCACCTTCTTTGAGAGACACACCATACCATGTCTGCGTTACTAAGTTAGTATCAGCATCAGTTTCAGTACGTCCAATTAAAGCAGCATCTACTAATACCCCATTTACTCGCAATTCTATTTGACTACCAGAGGGAAACTGTACTGTTACTGTACTTGCTGGCACATCTAAGATACTGTCAGGAGTGGGGGTTAATATTTTTACTGCGGCGGAATTAGTAGAAGTTTCTTCCTTTTGTCCATCACCCCCGTCTGTTTGGGCAACTAATTTGCGTAATCCTCTAGGTAATGCAACATTATCTGCTGGTTGGAATGCTTGGATAGCAGTTGCGGATAGTTGCAAATCTTCTACTTTGTTGGTTGGAGTTATTTTACCTAACCCCCTAACCCCCTTCCCTAGTAGGGAAGGGGGAATATTTAAAGCCTCTCTCCTTGCAGGGGAGAGGTTTGGAGAGGGGTTTTGTATTTCTTCCTGGGTGAGTGGAGTTATTTGACCTACCCCCCCCACTAGGGAAGGGGGAATATTTAAAGCCTCTGTGCTGGTAGAGGAAAGATTTGCAGAAGGATTTTCCTGCACCTCAGCATGAACTATTACTGGATACAAGACAAAGCTGAAAGCCCCAGCCATTACCCCCATCAACTGCAAATTTAAAATAGTTATAGGTTTCATGGCTTCATTACCTCCTGTGAGGTGGGAGTAACAGCAAAGTTCATCCTGACTAAGCCGCCAGGTTCCAGGCGCACTAGACGAGATTGACTATTGCGTTCCTTGAATTTTTTGTTGGGGGCTAGTTGGTATCCGGGGACGCTACTGAGGTCTAATACTCCGACGTGACTTCCAGGTAAGACGTTGGCTAAGGAAAACAAACCCTTGGGATCTGTGGTGATGCGGTTCCCATCTTGGAGGAAAATCACAGCGTTGGCTATCCCTGGTTCTCCTGGTTGTTGTTCACCATCAAAGTTTTTATCTTCAAATACTCGACCGATAATTGTGCCACAATCTGCAACTATGCCTGGACGAATCTTCAGTAAATGTGTTGCTGGTCCGTCTTTAGTTCTAAATCCGTTGTCAGTACGTTGGGCATTGACGATCGCACTATTGCGACCAGTACCACGTATAGCATCGGCAGTCAGTTGAGCCGCATAGGCAATGTTAACTACTTGACCTACGGGAAGATTTGCATTAGTACGCAGAGTAATATTGTTGCCATTACTAACCGGAGTCAAAGTAATAGTTTGTCCATTTATTTCACCCCGTACAGATTTAGGAATAAAGTTAAAACCGAAGGGTAAACTATCAGTAATTACTACATTATTTAAAGTTACGTCAGATAAATTTTTAACTGAAAGACGATAAATAACCGTATCTCCAGGTTCAGCCGCAGCGCGATCGCCTGTTTTAATCAGTTGCACTTGATTCGGCTGACACATATTTGTAGTGAACTCAAAAGCTAGTAAATCTAGTCCTACTAATTCCGCATTGG harbors:
- a CDS encoding DUF11 domain-containing protein — its product is MIRPHKKKQFNFGNNWFQRLTTTVIIGSFLHTTLTVPATAQDAGFVGITNQATYTYSYEEDGKKIIYQQTTEQININPGPLVDPLGRILGCGGTLLPDYTGFSVAVYEPNPNDPTGTELGQLVSLTRTEVPDIANNNIPGGLAPNTENSNPYFITNNPPGVYNFLLDPNRGQTNPGRTYIFVVNPPSDSIYQQRRIKIQILDSTNINNNNIVRYVATSLDGQPIRTTGETRVEDRVVLVPNAELVGLDLLAFEFTTNMCQPNQVQLIKTGDRAAAEPGDTVIYRLSVKNLSDVTLNNVVITDSLPFGFNFIPKSVRGEINGQTITLTPVSNGNNITLRTNANLPVGQVVNIAYAAQLTADAIRGTGRNSAIVNAQRTDNGFRTKDGPATHLLKIRPGIVADCGTIIGRVFEDKNFDGEQQPGEPGIANAVIFLQDGNRITTDPKGLFSLANVLPGSHVGVLDLSSVPGYQLAPNKKFKERNSQSRLVRLEPGGLVRMNFAVTPTSQEVMKP